Within the Triticum urartu cultivar G1812 unplaced genomic scaffold, Tu2.1 TuUngrouped_contig_9843, whole genome shotgun sequence genome, the region CGCTCAGCATCCTACTGTCCTTCGCTGGCCGTAAGGCGGGGCGCGCGTGGCCGCGCGCCATGGTGACCGTCATCCTCTGGTCGGCCTTCGGCGTCACGCTCGCCGTCGGCTCCCTGCTCATGTGCTTCTCCATGCCGGCCACTGTGGGGCTCGGTGTGGCCTTGGTGGTCTTCTCCATCGGCACCGGGCTGTACGCGTGCTGGGTGACCCGTCGCGTCGGGTTCACGGCGCGGGTGTTCGAGAAGGCGGTGCAGCCCGTGGACAAGTTCCGGGGGCTCAACGGCCCGGCGTAcctcatggtggccgccgggttCGTGTGGATCTCCGTGTGGTGCGTGGCGGTCATCGGCGCCGTCAACTTCCGGTTCCCTGGCCTCACCATCCTGGCGCTGGTGGTGAGCCTGGCGTGGACCGCCGAGGTGATGCGCAACGTGGCGAACCTGACGGCCAGCCGGGTGATCGCGCTCTACTACCTCCGCGGCATGCAGTCCAGCGTGCAGTTCAGCTTCCAGCGCGCGCTGTCGTACAACCTCGGCAGCGCCTGCCTCGGCTCGCTCTTCGTGCCCACCATCGAGGCGCTCCGCATCCTCGCCCGCGGGCTCAACCTGCTGGAGGGCGAGGACGAGTTCATGTTCTCCTGCGCGCACTGCTGCCTCAACGTCATGAACGCCGTCTTCGAGTTCGGCAACAGCTGGGCATTCGTCCATGTAAGCCTTCAGTCCGCTTCCAATCATCTTCATCCTCTGTGCTGACAAGCTTAGTTGTGAGACTAACGGTGGATGAACCTCATGGCGCAGATCGCGGCATACGGGAGGGGGTTCGTGCAGGCGTCTCGGAGCACGTGGAGGCAGTTCGAGGGGCAGCCGGGGATGCCGGCGCTGGCGGACGCGGACATCACGAGCTCGGTGTGCTTCCTGACGGGGGTGACGAGCGGCGCCCTGTGCGTGGCGCTGGCGGGGTCATGGACGTTCGTGACGCACAGGCACTACACGGCCACGGTGTCGCTCATGGCGTTCTACGTGGGGTACCTGATGACCCGGATCGGCATGGCGCTGCCGCAGGCGTGCGTGGGCTGCTACTACGTGTGCTACGCCGAGAACCCCCGCTCCCGGCTCTTCGAGGACAGCCCCATAGGGGAGCGGCTGAACAAGATGAAGGAGGACGGGGAGGACGCGGTCGGGGTCGCGCCCACCCCGCGGTTCCCGCACCAGCACGTCAGCGCCGCCTGACCCCGGCCGACGCCGCCGGCGGCGACCGCGGCGGCAATGCCGGCGGCGGCGGACTTGCATTGGCGTCGCGTGAAAGCAAGGCAAGTGGGGAAGGATGATCGGAGAAGGGATCTCGTACGACCCATGCAGCGGATCGTAGTACTCACGCTGTCGAGGAGCACGAGTTGATGTTCTCCTCTTGTGTCTGAAATAGTAGGGGCGACTCTTTTTGACGTTTCTGTAAATTCCTCCATTTTTTGGCATGTGTTTTCACCCGTTGTTAGTGGTAGCAGAAGCCTGAGCATTTCTTCTTTTAGGTGTATTTATTCGTCTAGCAAAAACTGTCACCGTGATTGCAAGGATGACATGTGAATATTTTCTTGTAACATCATCTTTCTAGCGTTTTCATCAGATGGCAAGTGGCGGTGTTGGCAGATCTTTGTTGTGAGTATCTGAAATTCTGAACCGAACATGATGAGAAACTGGACCGGGATAGTAGCTGAGCCTGAGGGGCGTAGAGCATGTGAAGTTATGAACAGAGCATGGTAATGCACCCACCAGTATGGTGACTGGTGAGTGGCATTAACGATTCTGCGCAGGTTCGTTCACGCAATAATGATGCGTGGAACCGAACACAGCGGCATGGTACAGAGGCATGTTGCAACAGGCATGTTGCAACGTGCAGAGAGGAAAAGCCGCCAAGAGGAGACGGCCTCCTTGTCACAGGGATTGGAAAGCCGATGTGACCAAATGTACAAGTCATCAAAGTATCCCCCTGGTTTCACGTAGGGTCAGAACACAGGCATCGCATCGGTTAATCAAGGTTACACCTACCATTCCTGAAACCATCAACTTGAGGAGATTGTGTTTTATGGTCCGGTCTATCAATACAAGCTGTTGGTTGCTGTTTGACGCGACGATGGCCTCTACTCTATTAGAGACTAACTAATTGTACTCAGTGTAGGCTGCTATATGTCGTCCATCACCTTCAGGCAAAGAAAGGTACTAGTAGGAAACTGGAAGAGAAGGTACGTGCGCGCACGACCGCAACTGCGTCACCCTGTTTTGTCCGTTGCATTTGTCACATTGTGCTCAACTAGTGGTGCGCCCCTCCCCCTCGTGACGCTGACACACGCACGAGGCAGTTTCCTTCCGGTTCATTCCCTTCAGGAGACCAACGGAAAATCGCATCGATTATTCAGTCATTCTTCAAAATTTATTCAGTCAAAAAAAAAACTTCCTAAAAAATTATTCAGTCATTGACCGAGGTCTGACTAAACTACCCTACGTAGCACTTCCATTCTGCCTGCGCATCGCATGCATCGATCCTGCTCGATCGCCGGCTTGCTTGAGTGTACGTGATCTACCGGGTCCCTTTATATTCTTTTCCGGGCCGATAATAATGATCTTACGGTTTGGCCTGGTCAGCTGTATGCAATTCCTAGACCAGGAGAATGTGATTTCGCAATACATACTGGAGTGGAGTATATCCACAAAGGCCAAGTATCACTGTATATCAGTGAAAAAACCACAAATAACTTGTCTTGTAGGCCTCGGATCTACAACAAATTAACACTACTTACACGCACATTCGTTAGTTACCCCGTTTCAAAAGCAGATAACCCTCTTCTCTCGAGGCAGGTTAAGATAATAAATAAATAACTTCAGTTAACTACTTTTTTTTGTTGGGAAACTTCAGTTAGCTACTTGCATTGCACAGTTAACTGAAGGGAAATGCGAAGCATCAGCGAAAATCTACTTGCACTTCAGTTAACTACTTGCACTTTGAGTGGACAACAAATGCGAAGCATCAGCGAAAATCTACAAACTCCTCTCTTAGGACGCCGGATCTACAGCAGACGGCAAGCATGGACCGAAGGTGGGATATCTAAGTAGCAATTACTTGAACGCCAGTTAGCAGCTAACCCACTCCACTCTCTTCACAAAAGCAGATAACCCTTTTTTCTCGAGGCAACCTTGCAGGTTTTGACCGACAAACTCATCTTCAGTTAGTAACTTGGAGTGGAGAtatactactagtactacgtACGTACGTAGAGCTACGGCACACCTTTGCTCCCAAGTACGTCCTCGATCCTAGCTAATTAAGCTAGCTCACTGCTCACCATCCTTGTATCTACGAGCATCCATGTACATACACTTGGAAGGTGATATGTCGATCGACCACACACAAGAAACCAACACAACAATGCAGTAGCCGTTGCACACGGGCCGGGCACACCGAGCAACGGTCAAACAGCTCCTACTATTCGTCCCCAAACTAAGAAGATGGTGGGAGAAACGCACAAAACGGCCGGAGATTATTACAGACATAATGTATATGTCTAGGTGCGGTCAACACATAGCTAGAGAAATTCCTGATCTAGAGTAGTACAGTACCGTGCCTGCTGCTAGCTAATGCATACATACCATGCCATCCCTTGCTGCTAATTAAGTTCATTACAACTAGCTCAGCTCAGATCGAACGAGAAGGACCAAACACACGCAAAGCAACACAAcatagtacgtacgtactagctTGCACATCTTCCAGGGTTTTGGAGCCTGGACCCGATCTTGACATGCGATCGAGGTAGCAATAGCATGCGCCTCAGAccgccgcgccgcctccgccttccgcctggccgccgccgccggctcCGCCCTGCGGCGGGTTGCAGAAAGCCCGGACCTTGGCCACGATGAACTTGCCGATGCAGAAGAGGATCCCCCCCGTGAGCACGAGGGCAGGGATGAACACCACACCGGCAAAAAAGCCATAAAAAAACCCCTTCTCGTACGGCGTCATGCCTAGCTTAACAAGGCCAGGAGATGGGGCAGGTGAGTGGAGAGTGTGATCCATGGGTGCGGAGGTGAACTTGAACATGACCAGGCCCGGGTGGGAGGAAGGAGATGGAGGGGTTATAAAGACagccgtctctctctctctctctctctctctctctctctctctctcacacacacacacacacacacacacacacacacacacacacaggcGCTCACGCGGGAGCTCTAGTCCAGTCCATGTCCGTGTCCATGGCTGTGCAGGCAGGCAGGCATGTCCGCATGCGGTTGAGCCCTTCCCAAATGAGGAAAACGCGGCCAGCTTGCATGTGAAGCTGGGCTGGCTACTTTGTCACCGGTAAGGTAACCTGCATTGATGCAGCAGCACATGTGATCCATCCATCGAGATAGGTAGCCCGGGGCGTCATTTTCACCTCCAGGGAGTAGCATGCTGATGCACCGGCGACCTCTGCTGCAAAGTAAATTAAACCAGTGCATCCCATGCACCCACGGGCTACATCGATCGATCATATATTTCTATCTGTGTGCTGCTCGCATTAACGGGCGTACGGGGCTAGCTCATGGTACATTCGCTCATCCACAAAGTCCACGCGTACATTAGACGGGGCGCCATTTTTGCACTGAGAAAAGCTAGATAAAGCTCAGTAGAGATAATCCAGGACAAAGCTTGAGGCGCCATCGATCGGTCTTGGCATACGTGGTGGCCTGGAGACGGAAAGCAGGTTGAGGATGGATGGAGCATGAAGAAGAGCTGGTTTTGCAGTGTTGAAAGGGAGGTGAGATTCATCGGGTGACTCCACTGCAGGGGCATGGTCATGGACCACGCGTCACCTTTCATGTATCAGGAAACGCGCGTAAAAGGCTCTGCGCTTGTAATTTGGCCCGGACTAGCAACCTGTGGAAAAATGGAAACGGTGAATTGAAGCATGCATGTGAGATAGCAGGCGGTAGGAGCCCATGCCCGTCCAGCCCGTCATGCTTGCTAGTAGACCTGATTCAAAACCGTGGGAGCCAACAG harbors:
- the LOC125532411 gene encoding CTL-like protein DDB_G0274487; translated protein: SILLSFAGRKAGRAWPRAMVTVILWSAFGVTLAVGSLLMCFSMPATVGLGVALVVFSIGTGLYACWVTRRVGFTARVFEKAVQPVDKFRGLNGPAYLMVAAGFVWISVWCVAVIGAVNFRFPGLTILALVVSLAWTAEVMRNVANLTASRVIALYYLRGMQSSVQFSFQRALSYNLGSACLGSLFVPTIEALRILARGLNLLEGEDEFMFSCAHCCLNVMNAVFEFGNSWAFVHIAAYGRGFVQASRSTWRQFEGQPGMPALADADITSSVCFLTGVTSGALCVALAGSWTFVTHRHYTATVSLMAFYVGYLMTRIGMALPQACVGCYYVCYAENPRSRLFEDSPIGERLNKMKEDGEDAVGVAPTPRFPHQHVSAA